A window of the Halichoerus grypus chromosome 2, mHalGry1.hap1.1, whole genome shotgun sequence genome harbors these coding sequences:
- the GNGT2 gene encoding guanine nucleotide-binding protein G(I)/G(S)/G(O) subunit gamma-T2 isoform X3, with the protein MISLGIRDFGFQTICFIRRLSEAEEPGSSNTILSESKTSDLKGTLFLGRMAQELSEKELLKMEVEQLKKEVKTPRTLISKTGKEIKDYVEAEAGNDLLLKGIPEDKNPFKEKGGCAIS; encoded by the exons ATGATCAGCTTAGGCATCAGAGATTTTGGCTTTCAGACCATCTGCTTTATCCGAAGACTTTCAGAAGCTGAGGAGCCGGGAAGCTCAAACACCATCTTGTCTGAGTCGAAGACCAGTGACTTGAAGGGCACGCTCTTTCTTGGCAG GATGGCCCAGGAGCTCAGCGAGAAGGAGCTATTGAAGATGGAGGTGGAACAGTTGAAGAAGGAAGTCAAGACCCCACGAACCCTG ATTTCCAAGACAGGAAAGGAAATCAAGGATTATGTGGAGGCTGAAGCAGGAAACGACCTTCTCCTCAAAGGCATCCCTGAGGACAAGAATCCCTTCAAGGAGAAGGGCGGGTGTGCGATAAGCTGA
- the GNGT2 gene encoding guanine nucleotide-binding protein G(I)/G(S)/G(O) subunit gamma-T2 isoform X1 → MISLGIRDFGFQTICFIRRLSEAEEPGSSNTILSESKTSDLKGTLFLGRSRSLWSRMAQELSEKELLKMEVEQLKKEVKTPRTLISKTGKEIKDYVEAEAGNDLLLKGIPEDKNPFKEKGGCAIS, encoded by the exons ATGATCAGCTTAGGCATCAGAGATTTTGGCTTTCAGACCATCTGCTTTATCCGAAGACTTTCAGAAGCTGAGGAGCCGGGAAGCTCAAACACCATCTTGTCTGAGTCGAAGACCAGTGACTTGAAGGGCACGCTCTTTCTTGGCAG GAGCAGGTCTCTCTGGAGCAGGATGGCCCAGGAGCTCAGCGAGAAGGAGCTATTGAAGATGGAGGTGGAACAGTTGAAGAAGGAAGTCAAGACCCCACGAACCCTG ATTTCCAAGACAGGAAAGGAAATCAAGGATTATGTGGAGGCTGAAGCAGGAAACGACCTTCTCCTCAAAGGCATCCCTGAGGACAAGAATCCCTTCAAGGAGAAGGGCGGGTGTGCGATAAGCTGA
- the GNGT2 gene encoding guanine nucleotide-binding protein G(I)/G(S)/G(O) subunit gamma-T2 isoform X2, which yields MISLGIRDFGFQTICFIRRLSEAEEPGSSNTILSESKTSDLKGTLFLGRSLWSRMAQELSEKELLKMEVEQLKKEVKTPRTLISKTGKEIKDYVEAEAGNDLLLKGIPEDKNPFKEKGGCAIS from the exons ATGATCAGCTTAGGCATCAGAGATTTTGGCTTTCAGACCATCTGCTTTATCCGAAGACTTTCAGAAGCTGAGGAGCCGGGAAGCTCAAACACCATCTTGTCTGAGTCGAAGACCAGTGACTTGAAGGGCACGCTCTTTCTTGGCAG GTCTCTCTGGAGCAGGATGGCCCAGGAGCTCAGCGAGAAGGAGCTATTGAAGATGGAGGTGGAACAGTTGAAGAAGGAAGTCAAGACCCCACGAACCCTG ATTTCCAAGACAGGAAAGGAAATCAAGGATTATGTGGAGGCTGAAGCAGGAAACGACCTTCTCCTCAAAGGCATCCCTGAGGACAAGAATCCCTTCAAGGAGAAGGGCGGGTGTGCGATAAGCTGA
- the GNGT2 gene encoding guanine nucleotide-binding protein G(I)/G(S)/G(O) subunit gamma-T2 isoform X4, which translates to MAQELSEKELLKMEVEQLKKEVKTPRTLISKTGKEIKDYVEAEAGNDLLLKGIPEDKNPFKEKGGCAIS; encoded by the exons ATGGCCCAGGAGCTCAGCGAGAAGGAGCTATTGAAGATGGAGGTGGAACAGTTGAAGAAGGAAGTCAAGACCCCACGAACCCTG ATTTCCAAGACAGGAAAGGAAATCAAGGATTATGTGGAGGCTGAAGCAGGAAACGACCTTCTCCTCAAAGGCATCCCTGAGGACAAGAATCCCTTCAAGGAGAAGGGCGGGTGTGCGATAAGCTGA